From a region of the Candidatus Zixiibacteriota bacterium genome:
- a CDS encoding PorV/PorQ family protein, which translates to MLSTNNSSTVGRRAGRMIPLLGAVLICAVLWCLPATVGAQAKVGTTGAQFLELGVSARAMGMAEAFTAVADDISALYYNPAGLTSLYGREVAFTYINLPADINYGFVGFGIPLESIGGVLGIGAYGLSSGEMIERTMSRGTYEGTGRTFGWNDLAVSVSYGRYLTDRFSIGFSVKYIGEFVHDYSANGWSVDVGTVYDTGHRGFKIAMAITNFGPDMTMISNSYPLPINFKFGGAINIIDGVDHVVTLAAEGAHPSDNLEKYNTGLEYIYKGMFSLRAGHRFNYDEDGFTAGGGLSIPFGNDREISVDYAFQDFGILTQVHRFSMSLAF; encoded by the coding sequence ATGTTATCTACCAATAACAGTTCAACTGTCGGACGCAGGGCCGGCCGGATGATCCCACTGCTGGGGGCAGTGTTGATCTGCGCGGTGCTATGGTGTCTGCCTGCGACAGTGGGAGCGCAGGCCAAAGTAGGCACCACCGGAGCGCAGTTCCTGGAACTGGGGGTATCGGCGAGAGCGATGGGTATGGCAGAAGCATTCACTGCCGTAGCCGATGATATCTCAGCGCTGTACTACAACCCGGCCGGACTCACTTCGCTGTATGGCCGCGAGGTCGCGTTTACCTACATCAATCTGCCCGCCGACATCAACTATGGCTTTGTCGGCTTCGGCATCCCTCTGGAGTCGATCGGGGGTGTGCTCGGAATAGGCGCCTATGGTCTCTCCTCGGGTGAGATGATCGAGCGGACCATGTCAAGGGGTACTTACGAAGGAACCGGGCGCACATTCGGTTGGAACGATCTGGCCGTGTCGGTCAGTTACGGCCGTTACTTGACGGATCGTTTCTCGATCGGTTTCTCGGTGAAGTATATCGGTGAATTCGTTCATGATTACAGCGCCAACGGTTGGTCGGTCGATGTCGGTACCGTTTATGATACCGGTCACCGTGGATTCAAAATCGCCATGGCGATTACCAACTTCGGACCGGACATGACGATGATCTCGAATTCCTATCCGTTGCCGATCAACTTCAAGTTCGGTGGCGCAATCAACATCATCGACGGTGTCGATCACGTTGTGACCCTGGCAGCCGAAGGCGCTCACCCCTCAGACAACCTGGAAAAATACAACACGGGTCTTGAATACATCTACAAGGGTATGTTCAGCCTCCGCGCCGGACACCGGTTCAACTACGATGAAGACGGTTTTACGGCCGGCGGCGGACTCTCGATTCCGTTCGGTAATGACCGCGAGATCAGTGTCGACTATGCTTTCCAGGACTTTGGAATTCTTACCCAGGTGCATCGTTTCTCGATGTCGCTGGCATTCTAA